The following proteins come from a genomic window of Limosilactobacillus reuteri:
- a CDS encoding L,D-transpeptidase family protein, producing MQKLSIKQLIIITLCLLVLAVGCMTIHQRRHFNKNVKIDNVSVGGLTAKQALKKLQDNPQSPKIYINNELVFTDKQSVAKFSSADEQKIKNALHSQYTFFPSSKAKNIAIKPQNVNQDEVSKIDQAVSQKVTELNNGRKAPADAYAVYENGRVQVKPAVGGTQYSLDGLHNKVENEIAGGTVYLRPVYKTPLSANSKTVQNEKAKLEELAKRSVTYQVQNKKYQLNCVEIITRATYQNGKYHFDTGAADSKIDEINNTQATLGKSFEFKTHDGSVIKTTDAGSYGWKISKKQAGKTLTNALVANKQTVNAKNDIYGKGYNQHGTGYETTTNNGIGNTYAEVSLADQHAWFYKDGKCVLSTDIVSGTNNKDNETPKGVWYIMYQQTPSVLRGLNDDGSKYASKVQYWSPFTDSGCGFHDASWRHDWSKQAYLAKGGGSHGCINMHPDVAGQAFHDLQKNEPVIIY from the coding sequence ATGCAAAAACTATCTATTAAACAACTAATAATAATCACATTGTGCTTATTAGTGCTGGCGGTTGGCTGCATGACTATTCACCAGCGTCGTCATTTTAATAAGAACGTTAAGATTGATAATGTATCGGTTGGTGGATTGACTGCTAAGCAAGCATTAAAGAAGTTACAAGATAATCCACAATCGCCAAAAATTTATATTAACAATGAGTTAGTATTTACGGATAAGCAATCGGTAGCAAAGTTTAGTAGTGCTGACGAACAAAAAATTAAAAATGCATTACATAGTCAATATACTTTCTTCCCATCATCTAAGGCAAAGAATATTGCGATTAAGCCTCAAAATGTTAATCAAGATGAAGTATCAAAGATTGATCAAGCAGTCAGTCAAAAGGTAACAGAATTAAATAATGGTCGAAAAGCTCCTGCTGATGCTTACGCTGTATACGAAAATGGCCGAGTACAAGTAAAACCAGCAGTTGGTGGTACTCAATACAGTTTAGATGGTTTGCATAATAAAGTTGAGAATGAGATTGCTGGTGGAACTGTTTACTTGAGGCCAGTATACAAAACTCCGCTTTCTGCAAATAGTAAAACTGTTCAGAATGAAAAAGCAAAGCTCGAAGAATTAGCAAAACGATCTGTAACATACCAAGTACAAAACAAAAAGTATCAATTAAATTGCGTTGAGATTATTACCAGAGCAACCTATCAAAATGGAAAATACCACTTTGACACTGGAGCAGCTGATTCAAAGATTGATGAAATTAATAATACCCAAGCAACTCTTGGCAAATCATTTGAATTCAAAACCCATGATGGATCAGTGATCAAAACAACAGATGCTGGCTCATATGGGTGGAAGATCAGTAAGAAACAAGCTGGAAAGACTCTTACGAATGCATTGGTTGCAAATAAGCAAACAGTAAACGCCAAAAATGATATCTATGGTAAGGGATATAATCAGCATGGAACAGGTTATGAGACCACAACCAATAATGGCATCGGTAATACCTATGCCGAAGTTTCGCTAGCCGATCAACATGCATGGTTCTATAAGGATGGTAAATGCGTTCTTAGTACTGACATTGTTAGTGGGACCAATAACAAAGATAATGAAACTCCTAAGGGTGTCTGGTATATCATGTACCAGCAAACACCGTCTGTCCTTCGAGGCCTTAACGATGATGGTTCGAAATATGCAAGTAAGGTCCAATATTGGTCACCATTTACTGATAGTGGATGTGGATTTCATGATGCAAGCTGGCGTCATGACTGGTCGAAACAAGCCTATCTCGCTAAAGGTGGCGGATCGCATGGATGTATCAATATGCATCCAGATGTTGCTGGTCAAGCCTTTCATGACTTACAGAAAAATGAGCCTGTAATTATCTACTAA